Genomic DNA from Penaeus monodon isolate SGIC_2016 chromosome 15, NSTDA_Pmon_1, whole genome shotgun sequence:
GGGGATGGACCTGAGAACTGTAGgagggaaaacataaaaaaataccaaaaataccaATGTGCAGGTGATATTTAAAGCAGTGTAAAAGGGGGCTCAGCCTCAACAATTATGCAGTCTCCTTAAAGAGGGACGAGCACCCTCATCTACAGAAGTTGGTAGGTACCAAATTGCATAGGTGTTAGTAAGAACAGCATTGCTGTATGTAAGAGTTATAGGCAATTTTTCCCACTNNNNNNNNNNNNNNNNNNNNNNNNNNNNNNNNNNNNNNNNNNNNNNNNNACCtctagtacatacatatgtaagacTTATGCTATGGAANNNNNNNNNNNNNNNNNNNNNNNNNNNNNNNNNNNNNNNNNNNNNNNNNNNNNNNNNNNNNNNNNNNNNNNNNNNNNNNNNNNNNNNNNNNNNNNNNNNNNNNNNNNNNNNNNNNNNNNNNNNNNNNNNNNNNNNNNNNNNNNNNNNNNNNNNNNNNNNNNNNNNNNNNNNNNNNNNNNNNNNNNNNNNNNNNNNNNNNNNNNNNNNNNNNNNNNNNNNNNNNNNNNNNNNNNNNNNNNNNNNNNNNNNNNNNNNNNNNNNNNNNNNNNNNGTAACAACCTGATTGGTAGATATTTGCTGGGCTGGGAGGGTAACTCTCTCATACTCTGTCCTACCATACATATGTGGTGGATTCTTTATCTTCCANNNNNNNNNNNNNNNNNNNNNNNNNNNNNNNNNNNNNNNNNNNNNNNNNNNNNNNNNNNNNNNNNNNNNNNNNNNNNNNNNNNNNNNNNNNNNNNNNNNNNNNNNNNNNNNNNNNNNNNNNNNNNNNNNNNNNNNNNNNNNNNNNNNNNNNNNNNNNNNNNNNNTCCTAATGGGAAGGTTTTCATggcataattttgatatatttggaGTGTAGAGANNNNNNNNNNNNNNNNNNNNNNNNNNNNNNNNNNNNNNNNNNNNNNNNNNNNNNNNNNNNNNNNNNTGAGGTATACAGAATACTTGCTCATGTTGTACCTAATGACAAAGAAGAATAGCACAATGGATCCAGGAACCTCACAGCCTGAACATTGACAAAAATCTGATTATTAAGGGGAGTGTCATCATCAATTCTTAATATGGGACCTAGANNNNNNNNNNNNNNNNNNNNNNNNNNNNNNNNCTGGTGNNNNNNNNNNNNNNNNNNNNNNNNNNNttgtaatttttcttctttggtaTGCATTAATGTTGAGCAAACCATTCCCATAatgaacagcaaaaaaaaaaatcagtgatgtcattcatttattatatagttgtacagataatttttatattccttttattagtTCCAATATTTGAGTTTGAATTTTAAAGGAAAGCAATTTGTTTCAATGTTAttcataatatgtaaaaaaaaaattaaatttcatcgatacttaaaatattatactttctccttatttgtatatttacaggATTTAACTCTGACCACCATGGAAGATGTAACGTGTGAgagaatcatgaaaaaaatagatgcaGTTTTGAGTCAAGACACTCTACTGTAAGTTGTATCTagaattcttattcttttattctcctgGTTTATCagtatatttgcaattataagaaaaaatgttTAATGGACACCTCTGGAagaacaaaagtagaagataggtTTTCAGATACCTATGGGTCTTATGCTAGTCTGTCAGGGATTGCAATTGGAGAAAAGTGTTTCATTAGCAGTATCTCATATCACAGCTGCAAGGTGTTATAAGGAAAAACACAGATCATTAGAAAATTTAGAAGGTAGTGTAAGTTAAAGTGTCATTGCTGATATATTTCTTTAGGAATTTTGTATTCTCATTGTATATGGAAGTAGTGTGATGATCCCTTTTCTAGTTCATATTAaactcatatataatatgcataacttTTTAGATTCCTATTCTGTTCCTTTTGCATGAATTGTTAAAATAAAGGATGCTTGATTatagttgatgtttttttttagcatggGTGGCCAGGCTAGCATCATATTCAAGTTGAGGGCTTGAGTGTGCTTTACAGCTGTGCTTTGTTTAGCACAAAGGATATATTCTAAAGGTTGTTTGCACAATAAATTTAAGCTTAACCATTTTTAGTTTAGACTGAATAAGAGTAATGCATGttctttttatgttattgtttttttccccttgttttctttTACACATTATCAAGTTGtggttggttttatatatttgtgtNNNNNNNNNNNNNNNNNNNNNNNNNNNNNNNNNNNNNNNCTTTTTTTTAAGTACCAGGTAGAAGCTCACTATTTTCAGCTTTTCATAACAAATATGGATTTATTTCTTCTGCTAGATATtgtgattgtatttttttctgtggatattgttgttatttattcaatattattttcatattatattttcttgtgtAGCATTTGCAGTTTTGATGTTTTATATGCAAAAGATCTATTGTAGAACTCCTGCATAtaagatatattctatatttggTAATTACAGAACTATTAGAAGTTAGCATATAGGTCAGAAGCCCATTCAGGCAAGATATGCAGATAAAGTTACAAAAAAGCAagaatgtgtaaaatatataacttttttattatattgttgctgCCTTTGCTTTGTGTTAGTGCATTATGTTAGGCTTTATTTTGCAATGCATATTATTGAATTCATTATCCATCAATTCATTTGAAGCCCGGTGTAAGTACTTTATGTAATTAAAGTAGATCTTTCATGGTTTGCAtccagatttttttgggaaacctttcTATTTTGTCTTCAGATATATATTACCCCACTTGAAGTTTGTGTAtatgatttacttatttattaaaaaGGAAAGAGCAGTTAGTATTGTAGATCATGTAAACACAAGTTGTATTGTTCCCCTGGAGCTTTGGTGTACCTCACTcagtttttttaatgttataactGTGTGTTGAGGATGCACAGGTTCATTTTTGGGGGAGATACAGACAAAATGGATTttgtataacaaaaaattatatcttatgGGACAAGGAGGAAggcttccttccttattttttaccttctgtgtctttattttatttgtgcaaATTATATGTAATTCTAATATTGTTTCCCAGTATTTTCTATTTGAACTTTATTACAAAacttgacttttttcttctttttccccccactaaACTGCTGACTCTCAGATCAGTaggttatttcttaatttttcatcAAGTAGCCATCAACTTACTTCCTTTGGTACANNNNNNNNNNNNNNNNNNNNNNNNNNNNNNNNNNNNNCCCCAGTCAGTAATTTCACAGATTAGCATCCTGCACGTCTCAATATCAGTTGGTTAATATTTGGGTTATAAGGGatcttttgcatatttttatatgtgacaTCAGTTGATTagtttatttataagtatatactatttgatttttattagatTACAGTCACATTTTTAAGTTGATTTATTTCAATAACtatgtatttttcatttcatacattattagtatttatcaatatttttctctgttttctcattTACACTTTTTCATCCCATGAAATATGTCATTACTCAACTTTGCCTGTTTTCAAGAGTTAAGTGTCAGTCAAGATTTATTAGGCAAATCTGCATCATATGTTTCCTCAAATCAGAGAAATCAATATTGAACAAAACTGCCTTCCAAGCCATTACTCCTAACATTAATATTGGTATGTGTTACCAACAGTAACAGAAATTTTGAGACGTANNNNNNNNNNNNNNNNNNNNNNNNNNTCCAGAGATGAGTTTGACATTGTCTTTTCCTTGGGGGAAGTAAACCGGTCTCCTGTTGTCCATGTTGAGCACAAGCTAGGTCTGGAGTCATGGTGTGTCAAACATGTCTATGCTTATGCGTATGCCAAGATCATGGGATCAAAGCAGAACAAGAGACGAGAGGGTAAGTGAGGACAGTAGTTGGTTGCTGACGTGGGGATAAACAAAGAGTGATAGATATNNNNNNNNNNNNNNNNNNNNNNNNNNNNNNNNNNNNNNNNNNNNNNNNNNNNNNNNNNNNNNNNNNNNNNNNNNNNNNNNNNNNNNNNNNNNNNNNNNNNNNNNNNNNNNNNNNNNNNNNNNNNNNNNNNNNNNNNNNNNNNNNNNNNNNNNNNNNNNNNNNNNNNNNNNNNNNNNNNNNNNNNNNNNNNNNNNNNNNNNNNNNNNNNNNNNNNNNNNNNNNNNNNNNNNNNNNNNNNNNNNNNNNNNNNNNNNNNNNNNNNNNNNNNNNNNNNNNNNNNNNNNNNNNNNNNNNNNNNNNNNNNNNNNNNNNNNNNNNNNNNNNNNNNNNNNNNNNNNNNNNNNNNNNNNNNNNNNNNNNNNNNNNNNNNNNNNNNNNNNNNNNNNNNNNNNNNNNNNNNNNNNNNNNNNNNNNNNNNNNNNNNNNNNNNNNNNNNNNNNNNNNNNNNNNNNNNNNNNNNNNNNNNNNNNNNNNNNNNNNNNNNNNNNNNNNNNNNNNNNNNNNNNNNNNNNNNNNNNNNNNNNNNNNNNNNNNNNNNNNNNNNNNNNNNNNNNNNNNNNNNNNNNNNNNNNNNNNNNNNNNNNNNNNNNNNNNNNNNNNNNNNNNNNNNNNNNNNNNNNNNNNNNNNNNNNNNNNNNNNNNNNNNNNNNNNNNNNNNNNNNNNNNNNNNNNNNNNNNNNNNNNNNNNNNNNNNNNNNNNNNNNNNNNNNNNNNNNNNNNNNNNNNNNNNNNNNNNNNNNNNNNNNNNNNNNNNNNNNNNNNNNNNNNNNNNNNNNNNNNNNNNNNNNNNNNNNNNNNNNNNNNNNNNNNNNNNNNNNNNNNNNNNNNNNNNNNGGCAAGTGCattcttatttctcattttttaggTAGAATGATATGTGATATAAAGGCTTTttgatccttttctttttctacttcactCTCCTAATCACCCCATACCATAGTcgcagcatatatatttttataactccCCTTACTTTTACGATCTTGTGTTATAGAACTCTTTTCCCACAGATCCTTCACAGGTACTTCGTTGGACCCAGTTCTGCCTTCTCATTGCCCCAGAAGTTGCAACCTTTTGGAATCTGCGCAAGGTTCTGCTGGGCCAGGGTGACCTGAGTGCCAACCTAGAGCTACACTTCACCAGGCTTATTCTCTCACGAAAGCCTAAGTGTATGGAGGTGTTCCAGCACCGTAAGTGGATGTTTAAAAATGTTATAGCAAAGGTAATTCCTCAGCAGGCAAATGGGGCCAATGGTGTCGATCCAGAGCATCACAATGGCAATGGTGTTGTTTTCCACTCGGAACACATTGAGAGGTTCCTGTTTGCTGAGTTGGACCTCTGTACTTGGGCAGCTAACAAACACCAGAACAATTATCATTCTTGGAATCACCGATTATGGGTCATACAGCAGTTCGCAACATATGTGGGACTTGTGGATGTTTGTCGAGCAGAGTATGAGGAAAGCCATAAGTGGATAAGCGTCCATGTTAGTGAACACAGTGGACTTCACTACTTGCAGTATCTACTTAATTTTGAGAATGTAAGTGAAATTGTTCCATATGTGAACTCAGTCACAAAACTATACCAGAGGGAGCTGGACTTTAACCGAGACCTGATTGAAGAATACGAAGACCATGAGGCACTCTTCTGCCACCGACGTTTCTTGCTAACACGCCTGAGAGATCTCCTGTGCTCCTCACCCCAAAGAACATGTTCCCCTCCTCCGCCAGCACTCAAGAGGTCATGTGTTGAAACTGTAAACAGTGAGTGGAGTTCAGTCCTTCTTGGAGAACACTTTCTGATAGAGAAATGTACTCAGAAGAAAACATATCAGAAAACCCTAGGAGAGAAGCATGCTCAGTGGTTAAATAATGTCATAGGCATTTGATTCCCTGTATTGAAGTAGCTAAGCAGAGGTTGTCATTTTAGGCAGCATTATATGCAtagtaattttcatatttttataggaTTTGTAAGGCATATCCATAtctccctcagaaaaaaaaatccatagaatTGATTGCTATACTGGGGAAGTGTTTTTTAGGTACagtaatttttacaaatattgcAAAAACTTAGAAAGACCAGTATTGAGTTTAGGAGAGAAAAATTTATGTGAGTATGAGCATCTTGTAAATCCNNNNNNNNNNNNNNNNNNNNNNNNNNNNNNNNNNATTCATGAATCTTCCAGATACTccagatatacatatgcaaaagatcataaacaaacaaaaccagaGAAGTTGGAAGATCCCAGTTTTTAGTAGATAGAATAAATGCAAGACAATGTGaacagtatatttttatatagtttaaagTCTGTACAATTCCTGTATTTTATGTCTTGTAGTGTTTTATTTATTGggtatttatttccttttgtagTTTACCAGTatgagtaatataaaatattttgcagtAGTTATTGCTGAATTCCAGTATTCCTTACCTCNNNNNNNNNNNNNNNNNNNNNNNNNNNNNNNNNNNNNNNNTCtaacattttataacattttacaGGAGAGAGTAATCAGAAAATAACATGCTTTTGGTGGCAACTTTTTACAAAACTTTACCTATGAATGAAATGTAACAAGAATAGATTTTTAAGTCAAGCACTAAAGTATTTTTCTGAAAACAGTATTCTGATAATTTGCAAAATATGGCTTGCATTTAACCTAGTCATGCATGCTGTCGTAAGTGGGTTAAAGCAAGTTAACTGAATTACTTTCCGCAGAAATAGATGTACACTTACATTTTTGATGATATGATGTCACTTAGATTCATGATTTATCAAAAAGTAGGAATGGGTAATTATAGCTAAAGAATGACAAAAACTTGACTAAACTTTGTTGATTAAATTTATCACTGGTGTACACTTATGATAtcagaagacaaaaaataattcaaaacttataattgtataataatatgtatgcagCTGTATATTAGATAATTTCATATAGTTTGTCAGAAAATCCTCACttagggtaaaaagaaaagaaaaagaaaaagatactggAGAGGGTGAGACCTGTAAGTGAAGACTGCATTCCTAATGTGCTTGCCTTAATGAATACTTTATTTTACCAATATATAGTCATCATTTAGGGAAAAAGTAATGTTAGGGATATTtgcagatgaaaaagaaataaaaatgcaagAATGTATTAGCAATGAGCTCTGCTGTTATGATaacttttttgtgatatttttgtaTGGAAATGTATCTCCAAAGTATTATATTTTCCATATTGTAAGAAGAAATAGTGTCAAAATGGTCGCAGCAGTGTATTGTATTTGCTTGTGATTGACGCTTCTTCACCACTGAAGCTTTTGCTTTTCTGTTGTATAAAATACTGTTTCAGAatagctgtatgtatatattgtattatcagCTATAACTTTTCAGttgaatttttattgttgtttacagTTCATGGAGTTGACTTTGCTGTTACTGT
This window encodes:
- the LOC119581775 gene encoding LOW QUALITY PROTEIN: protein prenyltransferase alpha subunit repeat-containing protein 1-like (The sequence of the model RefSeq protein was modified relative to this genomic sequence to represent the inferred CDS: inserted 1 base in 1 codon); the encoded protein is MKPKLTFKVDVTNLHXKLERTRYRNHNKLADFFLGFSHTSGFPLSLCDSLIYVTDKDLTLTTMEDVTCERIMKKIDAVLSQDTLLDEFDIVFSLGEVNRSPVVHVEHKLGLESWCVKHVYAYAYAKIMGSKQNKRREDPSQVLRWTQFCLLIAPEVATFWNLRKVLLGQGDLSANLELHFTRLILSRKPKCMEVFQHRKWMFKNVIAKVIPQQANGANGVDPEHHNGNGVVFHSEHIERFLFAELDLCTWAANKHQNNYHSWNHRLWVIQQFATYVGLVDVCRAEYEESHKWISVHVSEHSGLHYLQYLLNFENVSEIVPYVNSVTKLYQRELDFNRDLIEEYEDHEALFCHRRFLLTRLRDLLCSSPQRTCSPPPPALKRSCVETVNSEWSSVLLGEHFLIEKCTQKKTYQKTLGEKHAQWLNNVIGI